The Antarcticibacterium flavum genome contains the following window.
CCATAAGCACCAGTTCTGACCAGGTCATACCATGGTTATTTCCTTTAAAAACCGGCGGGGTAAAACTGCCCTGTTCCAAGCGTTTGTAGTACAATACAAAACCCCCGGCTTCCCAGTGCAGGAGTTTAAGGTGCGTGCGGTTACGGTTCAAAAAAATAAACACATCGCCACTGGTTGGTTCCCTGCCAAGTTCATTTTTTACCAGTCCGCTCAGGCCATTAAAAGATTTTCGCATATCACAGGCTTTGGGATAAAAGTGATATTTATGGAACGAGCTTAGGGCAAACATTAATAAAGCCTGAGAAGTTTACTGATCAGTGGAAGTTGTGAGACCTCAAGTATTAGCCGGATCCCATTAGGATAAATAAGTTCCAGGTTTCCATCCTTAACAGTGTTAGGACTGATAACTATAAATCCTCCACTCCCGGGTGATTCATTGCGGGCTTTCTTTTTTTTCCAGTAATAAAATGTGGAGAGTACCAACCCTTTAGTTTCACAAAATTCTCTCCCGTTTAGAGAACCACTTTCAAATTCATCGATCAAGGCAAACATTTCTTGTTCTTTACTCATTTTATTTGTTTTTGAGCAAAGCTATATTCAGGCTAGGTTTTTAGCAATATGCACTTTGTGGGGTGGATACACCTAAACCAAATGGATTGCGTAGTGAATTAATGAATGGAAGGCGCGCTTTTTTTTTCTTGAATATTTGGCTAATGAAGGTATAGAAAATTCTGATTCAAAAAATATCCGGACTGTTTTAAAGGCAACCATTTTATTACCGGGTGCACTATTTCCCATCCCCACAAATAATAAAGAATTACGAAAAAATAATTAATCTGCACTAAAATACCGTAATATTCGGCAGAAAATGGAAAGCATTTCTCCGTAGTTGTTTCCTGAACGCCAACAATACTGGATTATTCTTTTCCAACTTTTTTATAATATCAGATTTGGTAGATTTAACGGGTATGAAATAATAAAAACACAAAATGTTAAAAAAAATTACTTATTTTTATTTAAATTAACATTTACCCCGAGTGGCAAATCACACAAAAATATGAGGCAATATAGCGAACAGACCAAGCAGAGAATTAGAGCTATTTTTACGGAGAAGCCAAATAAAATAAGTTTTCAGAACAAAGAAAAACTAGCAGCGTTTGGTCCCGTTTTAAAAAAAAATAAGGTAATTATTATAGGTGCAGGTATATCAGGATTATGCTCGGCGTACGAGCTTGAGAAAAAAGGTTATAATGTAACTATTTTGGAAGCACAAGAAGATCACATTGGTGGCAGAATAAGAACTTTTAGGCACGGAAATATTTATTCGGAATTTGGGGCGATGAGAATTCCAGAAGAACATGATTTAACCCTCAAATATATTTCTGAATTGGGTTTGTCTAACAAACTTAGACCCTTTATCCAAGAAAGTAAGGATACTTTTGCCTATATCCGAGGAACAAGAGTAAACAGAACAGATGAAGGTAAAGAAACCCTCAAAAAAAAATTTAAATTAAGTGAAAGGGAACTA
Protein-coding sequences here:
- the tnpB gene encoding IS66 family insertion sequence element accessory protein TnpB (TnpB, as the term is used for proteins encoded by IS66 family insertion elements, is considered an accessory protein, since TnpC, encoded by a neighboring gene, is a DDE family transposase.) → MFALSSFHKYHFYPKACDMRKSFNGLSGLVKNELGREPTSGDVFIFLNRNRTHLKLLHWEAGGFVLYYKRLEQGSFTPPVFKGNNHGMTWSELVLMVEGLQVKKAHQKLRYPR
- the tnpA gene encoding IS66 family insertion sequence element accessory protein TnpA; amino-acid sequence: MSKEQEMFALIDEFESGSLNGREFCETKGLVLSTFYYWKKKKARNESPGSGGFIVISPNTVKDGNLELIYPNGIRLILEVSQLPLISKLLRLY